One stretch of Prunus persica cultivar Lovell chromosome G1, Prunus_persica_NCBIv2, whole genome shotgun sequence DNA includes these proteins:
- the LOC18788772 gene encoding protein TSS, which produces MAPKTGKAKPHKAKGDKKKKEEKVLPTVIEISIETPEDSQVTLKGISTDRILDVRKLLAVNVETCHLTNFSLSHEVRGPRLKDSVDILSLKPCHLNIIEDDYTEQQAVVHIRRLVDIVACTTSFGTSSASSPKTPGSGRSNSKESGLEESEAPQPPNVDEPNADPKTKVSGPVPIAGADPAVSMYPPPKLGQFYDFFSLSHLTPPLHYIRRSTRPFLEDKKEDDLFQIDVRVCSGKPTTIVASRKGFYPAGKRGLITHSLVALLQQTSRPFDAAYNAVMKAFTEHNKFGNLPYGFRANTWVVPPVVADNPSVFPPLPLEDENWGGNGGGQGRNGKHDYRPWAKEFAILKAMPCSTAEERQIRDRKAFLLHSLFVDVSVLKAVAAVKRLVESNQRSLNDPTLSILHEERVGDLIIKVTRDIPDASIKVDCKNDGSQVLGLSQEEVTQRNLLKGITADESATVHDTATLGVVVVRHCGFTAVVKVSNEVNWEGKHVPKDIEIEDQPEGGANALNVNSLRLLLQQSSPPQSSNTVPRTQSTDFENLRSSRSLVKKVLEESLLRLQGGPTNHTKSIRWELGACWVQHLQNQGSGKTESKKTEEAKTEPAVKGLGKQGGLLKEIKKKMDVRSSKTEQGKELIGTNKIDTTSQEELEKRDAEKEIIWRKLLPDASYLRLKESDTGLHLQLPDELIEMAHKYYADTALPKLVADFGSLELSPVDGRTLTDFMHTRGLQMNSLGRVVELADKLPHVQSLCIHEMVVRAYKHILQAVVAAVDNVADLAASIAACLNILLGTPSTENGDADITYDDTLKWKWVETFLLKRFGWQWKHETVKDLRKYAILRGLSHKVGLELVPRDYDMDTLSPFRKSDIVSMVPVYKHVACSSADGRTLLESSKTSLDKGKLEDAVNFGTKALSKLVSVCGPYHRMTAGAYSLLAVVLYHTGDFNQATIYQQKALDINERELGLDHPDTMKSYGDLAVFYYRLQHTELALKYVNRALYLLHLTCGPSHPNTAATYINVAMMEEGLGNVHVALRYLHEALKCNQRLLGADHIQTAASYHAIAIALSLMEAYTLSVQHEQTTLQILQAKLGSEDLRTQDAAAWLEYFESKALEQQEAARNGTPKPDASISSKGHLSVSDLLDYITPDSDMKAREAQRKARAKVKGKPGQNWEVGSDEYQKDEILLPSHPVAENSSDKENQSEPQFAEPRNEKSASNLLDQSIIFDTKDDLAEDDTSDEGWQEAVPKGRSPVGRKSTVSRRPSLEKLNTNFINASQSSRYRGKPNNFTSPKTSPNEAAASTGPALPISKKYVKSASFNLKPNNSSISASGGPERLSNPKSAPATPASIDQVAKSASVASQISVQSAGKLFSYKEVALAPPGTIVKAVAEKLPKGSLPIVQTSQVGQETPATDVTMGEVTTVKDVEEEKNQKRTGEKQVLASEKIPVDVVQTKVQSSAVKESLEVLKHASIGVQVEAEIIEWKNTVSEDAQVENVAVANLKVENSDTSQGPNTTLESGRLEAPVLHSSPDSEPSSVLAENTAQLLDKNPINSKIKVEGDGKPDDIPNDDVVKPAPTDGEKLDEQESGKESTKKLSAAAPPFNPSLIPVFGSVPVAGFKDHGGILPPPVNIPPMLAVSPVRRSPHQSATARVPYGPRLSGGYNRSGSRVSRNKHNFQNGEHTGDGNHFSPPRIMNPHAAEFVPGQPWVPNGYPVSPNGYPMSPNSIPVSPNGYPASPNDIPVNQSGFPTSPISSEDSSNVVNADLGVETNIEGEAKENDENYSVEVGAEKHKIDGEPEEEQSVDNVKTHPEIEENPIDTDTVPCDTVVAKETSNLVVEENASKCWGDYSDSEAEVIEVAI; this is translated from the exons ATGGCTCCCAAGACTGGGAAGGCGAAGCCACATAAAGCCAAGGgggacaagaagaaaaaggaagagaaag TTTTGCCTACCGTAATCGAGATTAGCATTGAAACACCAGAGGACTCGCAAGTCACCCTCAAG GGTATCTCTACGGACAGGATCCTAGATGTGAGAAAGCTGCTGGCAGTGAACGTAGAGACATGTCATTTGACCAACTTCTCCTTATCGCACGAG GTGCGGGGACCTAGACTCAAAGATTCCGTGGACATCCTCTCGCTCAAACCCTGCCACCTCAACATCATCGAAG ATGACTACACGGAACAGCAAGCAGTGGTGCACATCCGGCGACTGGTGGACATCGTCGCCTGCACAACGTCGTTTGGCACGTCATCCGCTTCTTCACCCAAAACCCCCGGCTCCGGCCGGTCTAACTCCAAAGAATCCGGTTTAGAAGAGAGCGAGGCACCGCAGCCCCCAAACGTCGACGAGCCCAATGCCGATCCGAAGACCAAAGTTTCGGGTCCCGTTCCGATCGCCGGAGCTGACCCGGCTGTATCCATGTATCCTCCTCCGAAGCTCGGCCAGTTCTACGACTTCTTCTCCTTGTCTCACCTCACGCCTCCGCTCCACT ACATTAGAAGATCTACTCGTCCGTTCCTGGAGGATAAGAAAGAAGACGACTTGTTTCAAATTGAC GTTCGGGTTTGTAGTGGGAAGCCGACGACAATCGTTGCTTCCAGAAAAGGGTTTTACCCTGCTGGAAAGCGCGGTCTTATCACTCACTCTTTGGTTGCTCTTCTTCAGCAGACTAGCAGGCCATTTGATGCT GCATACAATGCTGTTATGAAGGCTTTCACTGAGCACAATAAA TTTGGAAACCTTCCTTACGGTTTTCGGGCAAATACATGGGTTGTCCCTCCAGTTGTTGCTGATAACCCATCTGTTTTCCCACCACTTCCTCTGGAAGATGAAAACTGGGGAGGAAATGGGGGTGGCCAGGGAAGAAATGGTAAACATGATTACAGGCCATGGGCAAAAGAGTTTGCCATTCTGAAAGCAATGCCTTGCTCAACGGCAGAAGAGAGGCAAATTCGAGACCGAAAGGCCTTTTTGCTTCACAGTTTATTTGTCGACGTCTCAGTTCTTAAAGCTGTAGCAGCAGTTAAGCGTCTAGTTGAGAGTAATCAACGCTCCTTAAACGATCCCACTCTTTCTATTCTTCATGAGGAAAGAGTTGGAGATTTAATCATTAAGGTGACTAGAGATATACCTGATGCAAGTATAAAGGTGGACTGCAAAAATGATGGCAGCCAAGTTCTTGGATTGTCGCAAGAAGAAGTTACTCAGAGAAACCTACTCAAAGGCATAACAGCTGACGAGAGTGCAACCGTTCAT GATACTGCTACTCTAGGTGTTGTAGTTGTCAGACATTGTGGGTTTACGGCTGTTGTGAAGGTTTCAAATGAGGTGAATTGGGAGGGGAAACATGTTCCTAAGGACATTGAAATCGAGGACCAGCCTGAAGGAGGTGCCAATGCATTGAATGTTAATAG CCTGAGACTGCTATTGCAACAGTCATCCCCGCCTCAGTCATCAAATACGGTTCCACGAACCCAGAGTacagattttgaaaatttgcgTTCTTCTAGGTCTTTAGTAAAGAAAGTACTCGAAGAAAGTTTGTTAAGGTTGCAGGGAGGACCCACTAATCATACAAAGTCTATCAGATGGGAGCTAGGAGCATGTTGGGTGCAGCATTTGCAAAATCAGGGTTCTGGGAAAACTGAGTCTAAGAAAACTGAAGAAGCTAAGACTGAGCCAGCTGTTAAGGGTCTTGGAAAGCAAGGTGGACTACTTaaggaaataaagaagaaaatggatgTCAGAAGCAGCAAAACTGAACAGGGGAAGGAATTGATTGGGACCAACAAAATTGACACCACTAGTCAGGAGGaattagaaaagagagatgcaGAAAAGGAAATTATTTGGAGAAAGCTGCTTCCTGATGCATCATATTTGCGCCTCAAGGAATCAGATACTGGCCTTCACCTTCAG TTACCTGATGAGTTGATTGAAATGGCACATAAATATTATGCGGACACTGCCCTTCCAAAACTG GTGGCAGATTTTGGCTCCCTGGAACTTTCACCAGTTGATGGAAGGACATTGACAGATTTTATGCATACCAGGGGTTTGCAAATGAATTCCCTAGGACGCGTG GTTGAACTTGCAGATAAGCTCCCTCATGTACAATCACTCTGTATCCATGAGATGGTTGTGCGAGCCTACAAACACATTCTGCAAGCTGTTGTAGCAGCGGTTGATAATGTTGCAGACTTGGCTGCATCTATAGCAGCATGTTTAAACATATTGCTAGGAACACCATCGACTGAAAATGGGGATGCAGACATTACTTATGATGATACATTAAAATGGAAGTGGGTGGAAACATTCCTTTTGAAGAGGTTTGGGTGGCAATGGAAACATGAAACTGTTAAGGATCTAAGGAAGTATGCCATTCTTCGTGGATTGTCCCACAAG GTTGGACTTGAGCTTGTTCCTAGGGACTATGATATGGACACTTTATCTCCTTTTCGGAAATCTGATATAGTAAGCATGGTCCCTGTGTATAAg CATGTTGCATGCTCATCTGCTGATGGGCGTACACTGTTGGAATCATCCAAGACTTCCCTGGATAAGGGTAAACTGGAGGATGCTGTTAATTTTGGCACTAAG GCACTCTCAAAACTTGTATCGGTATGTGGGCCTTATCATCGAATGACAGCAGGAGCATATAGTCTTCTTGCTGTAGTGTTGTACCACACTGGAGATTTTAACCAG GCGACCATCTATCAGCAAAAAGCACTGGATATCAACGAGAGGGAGCTTGGACTTGATCATCCTGATACCATGAAAAGTTATGGGGATTTAGCTGTTTTCTATTATCGACTTCAACATACAGAGTTGGCCCTGAA GTACGTCAATCGTGCACTCTATCTTTTGCACCTAACATGCGGACCGTCTCATCCAAACACGGCTGCCACCTATATTAATGTAGCAATGATGGAAGAAGGTTTGGGGAATGTCCATGTCGCTCTTCGGTACCTGCATGAAGCTCTAAAGTGTAATCAAAGGCTCCTTGGAGCTGATCACAtacag ACTGCTGCTAGCTATCATGCCATTGCTATTGCACTTTCTTTGATGGAAGCTTACACATTAAGCGTTCAGCATGAACAAACTACCTTACAGATACTGCAGGCAAAGCTTGGGTCTGAGGATCTGCGCACACAG GATGCGGCTGCATGGCTTGAGTATTTCGAGTCCAAGGCTTTGGAGCAGCAAGAAGCTGCACGTAATGGTACTCCAAAGCCAGATGCCTCAATCTCCAGCAAAGGTCATTTAAG TGTATCAGACCTTTTGGATTATATAACACCAGATTCTGATATGAAAGCAAGGGAGGCCCAAAGGAAAGCTCGTGCAAAG GTCAAAGGAAAACCAGGACAAAACTGGGAGGTAGGCTCAGATGAGTACCAGAAGGATGAAATATTGTTACCAAGTCATCCTGTTGCAGAGAATTCAAGTGATAAAGAGAACCAGTCTGAACCTCAATTTGCAGAACCTAGGAATGAGAAATCTGCTTCAAACCTACTGGATCAATCAATAATATTCGATACAAAAGATGATCTAGCAGAAGATGACACATCTGATGAAGGTTGGCAAGAAGCTGTTCCTAAAGGCCGTTCACCTGTGGGTCGCAAATCTACTGTGTCAAGGAGGCCAAGCCTCGAAAAATTGAATACTAACTTTATAAATGCATCCCAGTCATCAAGATACCGAGGAAAGCCCAATAATTTCACATCCCCAAAAACGAGCCCAAATGAGGCTGCTGCTTCTACTGGACCTGCTCTTCCTATCTCAAAGAAATATGTCAAGAGTGCAAGCTTCAACCTTAAGCCAAACAACTCTAGCATATCAGCTAGTGGAGGACCAGAGAGACTGTCAAACCCAAAGTCAGCCCCAGCTACCCCAGCTTCTATTGATCAAGTTGCCAAGTCTGCTTCTGTGGCAAGTCAAATCAGTGTTCAGTCAGCTGGAAAACTTTTTTCCTACAAAGAAGTTGCGTTGGCTCCTCCTGGGACAATTGTGAAAGCAGTGGCAGAAAAGTTACCAAAAGGAAGTCTCCCTATTGTACAAACTTCTCAAGTGGGACAGGAGACACCTGCTACAGATGTCACTATGGGTGAAGTGACAACAGTGAAAGATGTGGAGgaagagaaaaatcagaaacgCACAGGAGAGAAACAGGTTTTGGCTTCTGAGAAAATCCCAGTTGATGTAGTACAAACAAAAGTGCAGAGTTCTGCGGTGAAGGAATCTCTGGAAGTTTTAAAGCATGCTAGTATTGGAGTACAAGTGGAAGCTGAGATCATAGAATGGAAAAACACTGTTTCTGAAGATGCCCAAGTAGAAAATGTAGCAGTCGcaaatttgaaagttgagaattCTGATACTTCCCAAGGTCCAAATACTACTCTGGAAAGTGGGCGGTTGGAAGCACCAGTGCTACATAGTTCCCCTGATTCAGAGCCTTCATCTGTTCTAGCTGAAAACACAGCTCAGTTGCTGGATAAAAATCCtattaattcaaaaataaaggtGGAAGGAGATGGAAAGCCAGATGATATACCCAATGATGACGTAGTTAAGCCAGCGCCAACTGATGGAGAGAAGTTAGATGAACAAGAATCTGGAAAGGAGTCAACCAAGAAACTTTCtgcagctgcacctccatTCAATCCATCCCTAATTCCAGTTTTTGGCTCAGTTCCAGTTGCAGGTTTCAAGGATCATGGAGGGATTTTGCCCCCGCCAGTAAATATTCCTCCTATGCTTGCAGTTAGTCCTGTCCGTAGATCACCTCATCAGTCAGCAACAGCAAGGGTTCCATATGGTCCACGGTTGTCTGGTGGATATAACAGATCTGGAAGTCGGGTTTCACGTAATAAACATAACTTCCAAAATGGTGAACACACAGGGGATGGGAATCACTTCAGCCCTCCCAGAATCATGAACCCACATGCAGCGGAATTTGTACCTGGACAACCATGGGTTCCCAATGGCTATCCAGTGTCCCCAAATGGTTATCCCATGTCCCCAAATAGTATACCTGTATCACCAAATGGATATCCAGCATCACCGAATGATATTCCAGTGAATCAAAGCGGGTTTCCAACCTCTCCAATTAGTTCAGAAGATTCGTCGAATGTTGTAAATGCTGACCTTGGTGTTGAAACAAATATTGAAGGCGAAGCTAAGGAGAATGATGAGAATTATTCAGTAGAAGTTGGCGCTGAGAAGCATAAAATCGACGGAGAGCCAGAGGAAGAACAGTCTGTAGATAATGTAAAGACTCAtcctgaaattgaagaaaatcctATTGATACAGATACAGTTCCTTGTGATACGGTTGTAGCAAAAGAGACTAGCAATTTAGTCGTTGAGGAAAACGCAAGCAAATGCTGGGGAGATTATAGTGACAGTGAAGCTGAGGTCATTGAGGTTGCTATTTGA
- the LOC109950448 gene encoding uncharacterized protein LOC109950448, which yields MEEKDEGKMFASEKTLIFNKLSPYLFVKKNGREFGTASAKRRDLPEDPSSQEQFIFPLRIKISNPIVARSVVAMLGLGFIDAGYSGDWSRIGVISKESEDLLKVAAFVVVPLCVFLIISFFKEQED from the exons atggaagagaaaGATGAGGGGAAAATGTTTGCCTCAGAAAAGACCCTTATCTTTAACAAGCTCTCCCCTTATCTGTTTGTGAAGAAAAATGGCAGAGAATTTGGAACAGCATCAGCTAAGAGGAGAGATTTGCCTGAAGACCCTTCAAGCCAGGAACAATTCATCTTCCCATTGCGgatcaaaatttcaaacccaATTGTTGCTAGGTCTGTGGTTGCAATGTTGGGATTAGGGTTCATTGATGCAGg GTACAGTGGAGACTGGTCAAGGATTGGAGTGATCTCAAAAGAGAGTGAGGACTTGCTAAAGGTTGCTGCCTTTGTCGTTGTTCCCTTGTGTGTTTTTctcataatttcttttttcaaagaacAAGAAGATTGA
- the LOC18790906 gene encoding heptahelical transmembrane protein 2 isoform X2 has translation MCNHGKREESETKTKTTKQQKVKSVKKKMTLMKFQDLPQYMKDNEFILDYYRCEWPLNDVVFSLFAWHNETLNIWTHLVGFLIFVGLTVMSLRDDTELGGLLGNLCRASVSGPLMMMTVMKMTDLNISSTQNVQFPPPDSHLRQISLASSIIHANKENGYDAIPRWPWFVFLSGAMGCLVCSSLSHLLACHSNRFNFFFWRLDYAGISLMIVCSFFAPIYYCFSCNPYSRFFYLSSISVLGILAIVTLLSPSLSAPRFRSFRATLFLSMGFSGVIPVVHALVLHWGNQHIFVALGYELAMAIFYASGAAFYVSRIPERWKPGKFDLAGHSHQIFHVFVVLGALAHSAATLVVMDFRRGSPTCGY, from the exons ATGTGCAACCACGGGAAGCGAGAGGAGTCGGAGACGAAGACGAAGACGACGAAGCAACAGAAGGTGAAGAGTGTTAAGAAGAAGATGACGTTGATGAAGTTCCAGGACCTTCCGCAGTACATGAAGGACAACGAGTTCATATTGGACTATTACAGGTGCGAGTGGCCATTGAACGACGTCGTCTTCAGCCTCTTCGCCTGGCACAACGAAACCCTCAACATCTGGAC gcatttggtggggttcTTGATATTCGTGGGACTAACGGTGATGAGCTTGAGGGACGACACGGAGCTCGGAGGTCTGCTCGGTAATTTATGCAG GGCTTCGGTTTCTGGAccgttgatgatgatgaccgTTATGAAGATGACGGACCTTAACATCTCCTCTACTCAGAATGTACAATTTCCTCCTCCG GATTCACATTTGAGGCAAATTTCACTGGCATCATCAATAATTCATGCAAACAAGGAAAATGGTTATGATGCTATTCCAAGATGGCCttggtttgtgttcttaagtGGGGCTATGGGGTGCTTAGTTTGCAGTTCCCTCTCCCACCTCCTTGCTTGTCACTCCAATcgcttcaattttttcttctggcGCCTAGACTATGCCGGGATTTCGCTTATGATAGTCTGTTCCTTCTTTGCTCCCATTTACTATTGCTTCTCCTGCAATCCATACTCTCGGTTTTTCTATCTTTCTTCAATATCTGTGCTTGGAATCCTTGCCATCGTTACCCTTCTTTCGCCTAGTCTCTCTGCACCCCGTTTCCGGTCATTCAGGGCtactctttttctctccatgGGCTTCTCCGGGGTGATTCCGGTAGTTCATGCCCTAGTTCTCCACTGGGGCAATCAACATATATTTGTTGCGCTGGGATATGAGCTTGCTATGGCTATTTTTTATGCTTCAGGAGCTGCATTCTACGTTAGTCGGATACCAGAACGCTGGAAGCCTGGTAAATTTGATCTTGCAGGGCACAGCCATCAGATCTTCCATGTCTTTGTTGTCCTCGGCGCACTTGCACACAGCGCTGCCACACTGGTTGTTATGGATTTTCGCCGGGGATCACCAACCTGTGGATATTAG
- the LOC18790906 gene encoding heptahelical transmembrane protein 2 isoform X1, whose amino-acid sequence MCNHGKREESETKTKTTKQQKVKSVKKKMTLMKFQDLPQYMKDNEFILDYYRCEWPLNDVVFSLFAWHNETLNIWTHLVGFLIFVGLTVMSLRDDTELGGLLGNLCSRASVSGPLMMMTVMKMTDLNISSTQNVQFPPPDSHLRQISLASSIIHANKENGYDAIPRWPWFVFLSGAMGCLVCSSLSHLLACHSNRFNFFFWRLDYAGISLMIVCSFFAPIYYCFSCNPYSRFFYLSSISVLGILAIVTLLSPSLSAPRFRSFRATLFLSMGFSGVIPVVHALVLHWGNQHIFVALGYELAMAIFYASGAAFYVSRIPERWKPGKFDLAGHSHQIFHVFVVLGALAHSAATLVVMDFRRGSPTCGY is encoded by the exons ATGTGCAACCACGGGAAGCGAGAGGAGTCGGAGACGAAGACGAAGACGACGAAGCAACAGAAGGTGAAGAGTGTTAAGAAGAAGATGACGTTGATGAAGTTCCAGGACCTTCCGCAGTACATGAAGGACAACGAGTTCATATTGGACTATTACAGGTGCGAGTGGCCATTGAACGACGTCGTCTTCAGCCTCTTCGCCTGGCACAACGAAACCCTCAACATCTGGAC gcatttggtggggttcTTGATATTCGTGGGACTAACGGTGATGAGCTTGAGGGACGACACGGAGCTCGGAGGTCTGCTCGGTAATTTATGCAG TAGGGCTTCGGTTTCTGGAccgttgatgatgatgaccgTTATGAAGATGACGGACCTTAACATCTCCTCTACTCAGAATGTACAATTTCCTCCTCCG GATTCACATTTGAGGCAAATTTCACTGGCATCATCAATAATTCATGCAAACAAGGAAAATGGTTATGATGCTATTCCAAGATGGCCttggtttgtgttcttaagtGGGGCTATGGGGTGCTTAGTTTGCAGTTCCCTCTCCCACCTCCTTGCTTGTCACTCCAATcgcttcaattttttcttctggcGCCTAGACTATGCCGGGATTTCGCTTATGATAGTCTGTTCCTTCTTTGCTCCCATTTACTATTGCTTCTCCTGCAATCCATACTCTCGGTTTTTCTATCTTTCTTCAATATCTGTGCTTGGAATCCTTGCCATCGTTACCCTTCTTTCGCCTAGTCTCTCTGCACCCCGTTTCCGGTCATTCAGGGCtactctttttctctccatgGGCTTCTCCGGGGTGATTCCGGTAGTTCATGCCCTAGTTCTCCACTGGGGCAATCAACATATATTTGTTGCGCTGGGATATGAGCTTGCTATGGCTATTTTTTATGCTTCAGGAGCTGCATTCTACGTTAGTCGGATACCAGAACGCTGGAAGCCTGGTAAATTTGATCTTGCAGGGCACAGCCATCAGATCTTCCATGTCTTTGTTGTCCTCGGCGCACTTGCACACAGCGCTGCCACACTGGTTGTTATGGATTTTCGCCGGGGATCACCAACCTGTGGATATTAG
- the LOC18788736 gene encoding 50S ribosomal protein L35, chloroplastic: MACAAMAMAVPFGLRYSPSCSFMAQLSRGSVQLAQFNRPNSLGLSSSHSISGLASLLPHRLCTIASSPLRPRSLTIVSAKGYKMKTHKASAKRFRVTGRGKIVRRRAGKQHLLVKKNAKRRTRLSKMHAVSRSDYNNVIGALPYLKVNRKAE, from the exons ATGGCCTGTGCAGCCATGGCCATGGCGGTTCCGTTTGGTCTGAGATATTCCCCATCATGCTCTTTCATGGCTCAGCTCTCTCGCGGCTCAGTTCAACTCGCTCAATTCAATAGGCCCAACTCGTTGGGACTCAGTTCCTCGCATAGCATTTCTGGGTTGGCCTCGCTTCTTCCTCACAGGCTCTGCACTATTGCTTCAAGCCCTCTTAGGCCTCGCTCTCTCACCATCGTCTCTGCTAAAGGCTACAAAATGAAGACCCACAAG GCTTCGGCGAAGCGGTTCAGGGTGACAGGTAGAGGGAAAATAGTTCGGAGGAGAGCTGGAAAGCAACATTTACTTGTAAAGAAGAATGCCAAGAGGAGAACTCGACTATCCAAAATG CATGCGGTGAGTCGAAGTGACTATAACAATGTGATTGGAGCCTTGCCATATCTGAAAGTAAATAGAAAGGCTGAGTAG
- the LOC18793385 gene encoding nuclear pore complex protein NUP43, whose protein sequence is MAITALSEPPQIHRLRQSKYIDAVRWLPPLSALDRLAVIAVFDSDSDSAAIETHSFAPDPENLTQQSQWFSPSRISSLKTSQSHHKPFVAAATLAGSIHILFGDSMDPASLESELLMPEKALHEGPISCVDIMDGGVECVSVGEDGRVNLVSVGESELSYQRIFDSSGLVSFTTAKWASPSEFATGGYGFSLQWWDQRKPGAAVSQFKGSWSQRTTPGIVHSIDIHPSRKHTCLAGGSLGTVFAWDLRWPQQPILLSGVGAGETTHSPCESEVWEVHFDHYAKSSNVGNVSSRILPTMICSEDGILAVVEQGEEPVELLAEPCAINSFDIDRQYPSDVICSLEWESIAILTRS, encoded by the exons ATGGCGATCACGGCACTCTCCGAGCCTCCCCAAATCCACAGACTCCGACAATCCAAGTACATAGACGCTGTCCGCTGGTTGCCTCCTCTCTCAGCGTTAGACCGCTTGGCCGTCATCGCAGTTTTCGACTCAGATTCCGACTCTGCCGCCATAGAAACCCACTCTTTTGCTCCAGACCCAGAAAATCTAACTCAACAATCTCAATGGTTCTCGCCCTCACGAATTTCCTCCCTCAAAACCTCTCAATCCCACCACAAACCCTTTGTGGCCGCTGCAACATTGGCGGGCTCCATTCACATCTTGTTTGGGGATTCGATGGACCCGGCATCTCTCGAATCGGAGCTTTTGATGCCCGAAAAGGCATTGCATGAGGGACCCATTTCTTGTGTCGATATAATGGATGGTGGGGTGGAGTGTGTGAGTGTAGGGGAAGATGGGAGGGTGAATTTGGTCTCTGTTGGGGAGTCGGAGTTGAGCTACCAACGGATTTTCGATAGCAGCGGGTTGGTTTCGTTTACCACGGCGAAATGGGCCTCCCCGAGTGAGTTTGCCACTGGAGGATATGGATTTAGTCTCCAGTGGTGGGATCAGAGAAAGCCTGGTGCGGCGGTGTCTCAGTTTAAGGGTAGCTG GTCTCAAAGAACAACTCCTGGGATCGTACATTCCATTGATATTCATCCTTCACGAAAGCACACTTGTCTG GCAGGAGGTTCCTTAGGTACTGTATTTGCCTGGGATCTTAGGTGGCCACAACAACCAATTCTTCTTTCTGGTGTTGGGGCAGGTGAAACAACCCATTCACCATGCGAAAGTGAGGTTTGGGAGGTTCACTTTGACCACTATGCAAAGTCTTCAAATGTGGGAAATGTCTCTTCACGTATCTTACCTACTATGATCTGTTCAGAAGACGGTATCCTTGCTGTTGTTGAACAGG GTGAAGAACCCGTTGAGCTCTTAGCTGAACCTTGTGCAATCAACAGCTTTGACATAGACCGGCAATATCCTTCT GATGTGATATGTAGTTTGGAGTGGGAATCCATAGCCATCTTGACAAGGTCATGA